The following proteins are co-located in the Dermochelys coriacea isolate rDerCor1 chromosome 4, rDerCor1.pri.v4, whole genome shotgun sequence genome:
- the MAVS gene encoding mitochondrial antiviral-signaling protein isoform X1: protein MGFAEDKVYDYIRENMQDFHRIRVRQLIHHLPCLSDADREEIEAHDDRKGNEHAVWELFYYLKCRSGWVKELVEALRKNRHHDLADRVQSKYDAHQVRPRNKAPLPAVNNSLPSYKLVCSQMPPPTANPDPRRAGLTFENNPHMPSLPRQPASLPRPGTPLPLQTNPSGVESYQDLGEYNTPVQEMEPLAKQKVTEDALSPWREAPSPQPTGNAALADLRASQEGSNHGDGLSSAAVQLPPESPAGHLLVCGHVPRGEVEVAQPGRPVFDPSGQGQDWASRQQHPVCMSDGYFGNMNHLNVGNGRKASMPGEPVQRGEPAAAPSPEDFENQPEEVYYSSFELSPLAARANRAVPGHGQQAGDSLREQKIQALQGYENGNLTSSMVDIHNPVLLQTQFDAEQKRTQGQREDHGEERDAFLLHQIRDSAQSTHSYGELGAIKGRADSSPAIGSAPTSQTTSTAPTDLSEDAIAHDLGALDLGTTFSASSSEKLASGPSAGPSQGIPEQKPGSSISSHWGGCSGECLADTLGVASGPANSRNPQSKVQIPAPAAHMLCPASTPGPSNVLPTSPPLHPSTTSIKSVPKLSNAMTAVEFPDSSGFSSTAVIPPSSPALPSDLSEPAFNSDLSELKCPVQECRLTARDTDSSSTSMPEENANQAPKPPAPSVTQTSPQIPGSTAHTTAREAGWKSQNTLPGPPGGCQVFYSEPDEEVELSKPGVLTSTRGVEEPAQRHPESPETNVQYSGRSDRFFLSSKCSLDSNPLMISESSSACPSSSRAERNQPEENHYSSRSDHPPPAWAATNGPRKDEATKNSRASLLPESSSTWDSTAVETHEVHVVEYPGVDLGEAPSLRVVASVYENPSPASSGSLRRLSEYSDSPCNLEAPPGSSSQNINRPKRDSDGTSFPLKDYILPAAIAAFTSVVAFLFYKHLRN from the exons GAAGAGATAGAAGCCCACGACGACAGGAAAGGGAATGAGCACGCCGTGTGGGAGCTCTTCTACTACCTGAAAtgcaggagtggctgggtgaagGAGCTCGTTGAGGCGCTCAGGAAGAACAGGCACCATGATCTCGCAGACAGGGTTCAGAGCAAGTACGATGCTCACCAAGTCC GTCCTCGGAACAAGGCACCACTTCCTGCTGTGAATAACTCTCTGCCCAGCTACAAGTTGGTTTGCTCTCAGATGCCTCCACCGACTGCTAATCCTGATCCTCGGCGCGCTGGCCTCACCTTTGAGAACAATCCCCACATGCCTTCATTGCCTAGGCAGCCAGCAAGTCTCCCAAGGCCCGGCACACCCCTGCCTCTCCAGACAAATCCGTCTGGCGTGGAAAGCTACCAAGACCTGGGGGAATACAATACTCCTGTGCAAGAAATGGAGCCGTTGGCAAAGCAAAAG GTTACAGAAGATGCCCTGAGCCCGTGGAGGGAAGCTCCGAGTCCCCAACCCACTGGAAACGCAGCACTAGCTGATCTCAGGGCATCACAGGAAGGCAGTAACCATGGAGATGGTCTGTCCTCAGCAGCAGTCCAGTTACCTCCTGAATCACCAGCGGGACACCTGCTGGTTTGTGGGCATGTGCCCAGAGGAGAGGTGGAAGTGGCTCAGCCAGGCAGACCAGTATTTGACCCAAGCGGACAGGGGCAGGACTGGGCAAGCCGCCAGCAGCATCCGGTCTGTATGAGCGATGGGTATTTTGGGAACATGAATCACCTGAATGTTGGGAACGGCAGAAAGGCATCCATGCCTGGAGAGCCTGTTCAGAGAGGTGAGCCGGCCGCCGCTCCTAGCCCAGAGGATTTCGAGAACCAGCCAGAAGAGGTTTACTATTCTTCTTTTGAGCTCTCTCCCCTGGCTGCCAGGGCCAACAGAGCTGTCCCCGGACATGGGCAGCAGGCTGGAGATTCGCTCCGGGAACAGAAGATTCAGGCTTTGCAGGGTTACGAGAATGGGAACCTGACGAGCAGCATGGTGGATATTCATAACCCTGTCCTCCTGCAGACCCAGTTTGATGCAGAGCAGAAACGTACCCAGGGGCAGAGAGAAGACCATGGTGAAGAGAGGGATGCATTTCTTCTACACCAAATCAGAGATTCTGCACAAAGCACACACAGTTATGGTGAGTTGGGAGCCATCAAAGGAAGGGCTGACTCTAGCCCTGCAATTGGATCAGCGCCCACCTCTCAGACGACGAGCACCGCCCCCACGGACCTCAGTGAGGATGCAATTGCTCATGATTTGGGAGCATTAGATCTCGGCACAACATTCTCGGCCAGCTCCTCTGAAAAACTGGCTTCAGGCCCCTCTGCTGGACCTTCCCAAGGGATCCCTGAGCAGAAGCCGGGTAGCAGCATCAGTTCCCACTGGGGTGGGTGCTCGGGAGAGTGCCTAGCAGATACCCTGGGTGTTGCCAGTGGACCAGCAAACAGCAGAA ATCCTCAAAGCAAAGTCCAGatcccagctcctgcagctcaCATGCTATGCCCAGCTTCAACTCCTGGACCCAGCAACGTTCTTCCAACCAgtccccccctccatcccagtaCGACTAGCATTAAGAGCGTTCCCAAGCTTTCCAATGCCATGACTGCTGTGGAATTCCCTGACTCTAGTGGCTTCTCCTCTACTGCTGTGATTCCGCCTAGTTCACCTGCATTGCCCTCTGACCTGTCAGAGCCAGCGTTCAACAGCGACCTAAGTGAGCTGAAATGTCCCGTCCAAGAGTGCAGACTGACAGCAAGAGacacagacagcagcagcacctccaTGCCAGAGGAGAAC GCAAATCAAGCGCCAAAGCCCCCTGCTCCGAGTGTGACCCAAACCAGTCCACAGATCCCTGGAAGCACAGCTCACACCACTGCGAGGGAGGCAGGGTGGAAGAGCCAAAACACCTTGCCAGGTCCCCCTGGGGGCTGCCAAGTGTTCTACAGTGAGCCGGATGAAGAGGTGGAGCTCAGCAAGCCAGGTGTGCTAACCTCCACCAGAGGTGTGGAGGAGCCAGCCCAGAGGCATCCAGAGTCACCCGAGACAAATGTCCAATATTCTGGGAGGTCCGACCGCTTCTTCCTCAGCAGCAAGTGCTCTCTGGACAGCAATCCCCTAATGATAAGCGAATCCAGCAGtgcctgccccagctccagcagaGCCGAGAGGAATCAGCCTGAAGAGAATCACTACTCCTCTCGGtctgaccacccccccccagcatgggCTGCCACCAATGGCCCAAGAAAAGACGAGGCTACTAAAAACAGCAGAGCCTCCCTtctgccagagagcagcagcacctgggaCAGCACAGCTGTGGAAACTCACGAAGTCCATGTGGTTGAGTATCCTGGCGTTGATCTGGGGGAGGCTCCCAGCCTGAGGGTTGTAGCCAGTGTCTATGAGAACccatctccagccagctctggctCCCTCAGGAGGCTCTCCGAATATTCCGACTCACCTTGCAATTTGGAAGCCCCTCCAGGAAGTTCTTCCCAGAACATTAACAGGCCAAAGCGAGACAGTGATGGGACATCTTTCCCCTTGAAGGACTATATACTGCCTGCTGCCATTGCTGCATTCACTTCTGTTGTGGCTTTCCTATTCTATAAGCATCTGCGGAATTAG
- the MAVS gene encoding mitochondrial antiviral-signaling protein isoform X3, whose translation MGFAEDKVYDYIRENMQDFHRIRVRQLIHHLPCLSDADREEIEAHDDRKGNEHAVWELFYYLKCRSGWVKELVEALRKNRHHDLADRVQSKYDAHQVRPRNKAPLPAVNNSLPSYKLVCSQMPPPTANPDPRRAGLTFENNPHMPSLPRQPASLPRPGTPLPLQTNPSGVESYQDLGEYNTPVQEMEPLAKQKVTEDALSPWREAPSPQPTGNAALADLRASQEGSNHGDGLSSAAVQLPPESPAGHLLVCGHVPRGEVEVAQPGRPVFDPSGQGQDWASRQQHPVCMSDGYFGNMNHLNVGNGRKASMPGEPVQRGEPAAAPSPEDFENQPEEVYYSSFELSPLAARANRAVPGHGQQAGDSLREQKIQALQGYENGNLTSSMVDIHNPVLLQTQFDAEQKRTQGQREDHGEERDAFLLHQIRDSAQSTHSYDPQSKVQIPAPAAHMLCPASTPGPSNVLPTSPPLHPSTTSIKSVPKLSNAMTAVEFPDSSGFSSTAVIPPSSPALPSDLSEPAFNSDLSELKCPVQECRLTARDTDSSSTSMPEENANQAPKPPAPSVTQTSPQIPGSTAHTTAREAGWKSQNTLPGPPGGCQVFYSEPDEEVELSKPGVLTSTRGVEEPAQRHPESPETNVQYSGRSDRFFLSSKCSLDSNPLMISESSSACPSSSRAERNQPEENHYSSRSDHPPPAWAATNGPRKDEATKNSRASLLPESSSTWDSTAVETHEVHVVEYPGVDLGEAPSLRVVASVYENPSPASSGSNINRPKRDSDGTSFPLKDYILPAAIAAFTSVVAFLFYKHLRN comes from the exons GAAGAGATAGAAGCCCACGACGACAGGAAAGGGAATGAGCACGCCGTGTGGGAGCTCTTCTACTACCTGAAAtgcaggagtggctgggtgaagGAGCTCGTTGAGGCGCTCAGGAAGAACAGGCACCATGATCTCGCAGACAGGGTTCAGAGCAAGTACGATGCTCACCAAGTCC GTCCTCGGAACAAGGCACCACTTCCTGCTGTGAATAACTCTCTGCCCAGCTACAAGTTGGTTTGCTCTCAGATGCCTCCACCGACTGCTAATCCTGATCCTCGGCGCGCTGGCCTCACCTTTGAGAACAATCCCCACATGCCTTCATTGCCTAGGCAGCCAGCAAGTCTCCCAAGGCCCGGCACACCCCTGCCTCTCCAGACAAATCCGTCTGGCGTGGAAAGCTACCAAGACCTGGGGGAATACAATACTCCTGTGCAAGAAATGGAGCCGTTGGCAAAGCAAAAG GTTACAGAAGATGCCCTGAGCCCGTGGAGGGAAGCTCCGAGTCCCCAACCCACTGGAAACGCAGCACTAGCTGATCTCAGGGCATCACAGGAAGGCAGTAACCATGGAGATGGTCTGTCCTCAGCAGCAGTCCAGTTACCTCCTGAATCACCAGCGGGACACCTGCTGGTTTGTGGGCATGTGCCCAGAGGAGAGGTGGAAGTGGCTCAGCCAGGCAGACCAGTATTTGACCCAAGCGGACAGGGGCAGGACTGGGCAAGCCGCCAGCAGCATCCGGTCTGTATGAGCGATGGGTATTTTGGGAACATGAATCACCTGAATGTTGGGAACGGCAGAAAGGCATCCATGCCTGGAGAGCCTGTTCAGAGAGGTGAGCCGGCCGCCGCTCCTAGCCCAGAGGATTTCGAGAACCAGCCAGAAGAGGTTTACTATTCTTCTTTTGAGCTCTCTCCCCTGGCTGCCAGGGCCAACAGAGCTGTCCCCGGACATGGGCAGCAGGCTGGAGATTCGCTCCGGGAACAGAAGATTCAGGCTTTGCAGGGTTACGAGAATGGGAACCTGACGAGCAGCATGGTGGATATTCATAACCCTGTCCTCCTGCAGACCCAGTTTGATGCAGAGCAGAAACGTACCCAGGGGCAGAGAGAAGACCATGGTGAAGAGAGGGATGCATTTCTTCTACACCAAATCAGAGATTCTGCACAAAGCACACACAGTTATG ATCCTCAAAGCAAAGTCCAGatcccagctcctgcagctcaCATGCTATGCCCAGCTTCAACTCCTGGACCCAGCAACGTTCTTCCAACCAgtccccccctccatcccagtaCGACTAGCATTAAGAGCGTTCCCAAGCTTTCCAATGCCATGACTGCTGTGGAATTCCCTGACTCTAGTGGCTTCTCCTCTACTGCTGTGATTCCGCCTAGTTCACCTGCATTGCCCTCTGACCTGTCAGAGCCAGCGTTCAACAGCGACCTAAGTGAGCTGAAATGTCCCGTCCAAGAGTGCAGACTGACAGCAAGAGacacagacagcagcagcacctccaTGCCAGAGGAGAAC GCAAATCAAGCGCCAAAGCCCCCTGCTCCGAGTGTGACCCAAACCAGTCCACAGATCCCTGGAAGCACAGCTCACACCACTGCGAGGGAGGCAGGGTGGAAGAGCCAAAACACCTTGCCAGGTCCCCCTGGGGGCTGCCAAGTGTTCTACAGTGAGCCGGATGAAGAGGTGGAGCTCAGCAAGCCAGGTGTGCTAACCTCCACCAGAGGTGTGGAGGAGCCAGCCCAGAGGCATCCAGAGTCACCCGAGACAAATGTCCAATATTCTGGGAGGTCCGACCGCTTCTTCCTCAGCAGCAAGTGCTCTCTGGACAGCAATCCCCTAATGATAAGCGAATCCAGCAGtgcctgccccagctccagcagaGCCGAGAGGAATCAGCCTGAAGAGAATCACTACTCCTCTCGGtctgaccacccccccccagcatgggCTGCCACCAATGGCCCAAGAAAAGACGAGGCTACTAAAAACAGCAGAGCCTCCCTtctgccagagagcagcagcacctgggaCAGCACAGCTGTGGAAACTCACGAAGTCCATGTGGTTGAGTATCCTGGCGTTGATCTGGGGGAGGCTCCCAGCCTGAGGGTTGTAGCCAGTGTCTATGAGAACccatctccagccagctctggctC GAACATTAACAGGCCAAAGCGAGACAGTGATGGGACATCTTTCCCCTTGAAGGACTATATACTGCCTGCTGCCATTGCTGCATTCACTTCTGTTGTGGCTTTCCTATTCTATAAGCATCTGCGGAATTAG
- the MAVS gene encoding mitochondrial antiviral-signaling protein isoform X2: MGFAEDKVYDYIRENMQDFHRIRVRQLIHHLPCLSDADREEIEAHDDRKGNEHAVWELFYYLKCRSGWVKELVEALRKNRHHDLADRVQSKYDAHQVRPRNKAPLPAVNNSLPSYKLVCSQMPPPTANPDPRRAGLTFENNPHMPSLPRQPASLPRPGTPLPLQTNPSGVESYQDLGEYNTPVQEMEPLAKQKVTEDALSPWREAPSPQPTGNAALADLRASQEGSNHGDGLSSAAVQLPPESPAGHLLVCGHVPRGEVEVAQPGRPVFDPSGQGQDWASRQQHPVCMSDGYFGNMNHLNVGNGRKASMPGEPVQRGEPAAAPSPEDFENQPEEVYYSSFELSPLAARANRAVPGHGQQAGDSLREQKIQALQGYENGNLTSSMVDIHNPVLLQTQFDAEQKRTQGQREDHGEERDAFLLHQIRDSAQSTHSYGELGAIKGRADSSPAIGSAPTSQTTSTAPTDLSEDAIAHDLGALDLGTTFSASSSEKLASGPSAGPSQGIPEQKPDPQSKVQIPAPAAHMLCPASTPGPSNVLPTSPPLHPSTTSIKSVPKLSNAMTAVEFPDSSGFSSTAVIPPSSPALPSDLSEPAFNSDLSELKCPVQECRLTARDTDSSSTSMPEENANQAPKPPAPSVTQTSPQIPGSTAHTTAREAGWKSQNTLPGPPGGCQVFYSEPDEEVELSKPGVLTSTRGVEEPAQRHPESPETNVQYSGRSDRFFLSSKCSLDSNPLMISESSSACPSSSRAERNQPEENHYSSRSDHPPPAWAATNGPRKDEATKNSRASLLPESSSTWDSTAVETHEVHVVEYPGVDLGEAPSLRVVASVYENPSPASSGSNINRPKRDSDGTSFPLKDYILPAAIAAFTSVVAFLFYKHLRN, from the exons GAAGAGATAGAAGCCCACGACGACAGGAAAGGGAATGAGCACGCCGTGTGGGAGCTCTTCTACTACCTGAAAtgcaggagtggctgggtgaagGAGCTCGTTGAGGCGCTCAGGAAGAACAGGCACCATGATCTCGCAGACAGGGTTCAGAGCAAGTACGATGCTCACCAAGTCC GTCCTCGGAACAAGGCACCACTTCCTGCTGTGAATAACTCTCTGCCCAGCTACAAGTTGGTTTGCTCTCAGATGCCTCCACCGACTGCTAATCCTGATCCTCGGCGCGCTGGCCTCACCTTTGAGAACAATCCCCACATGCCTTCATTGCCTAGGCAGCCAGCAAGTCTCCCAAGGCCCGGCACACCCCTGCCTCTCCAGACAAATCCGTCTGGCGTGGAAAGCTACCAAGACCTGGGGGAATACAATACTCCTGTGCAAGAAATGGAGCCGTTGGCAAAGCAAAAG GTTACAGAAGATGCCCTGAGCCCGTGGAGGGAAGCTCCGAGTCCCCAACCCACTGGAAACGCAGCACTAGCTGATCTCAGGGCATCACAGGAAGGCAGTAACCATGGAGATGGTCTGTCCTCAGCAGCAGTCCAGTTACCTCCTGAATCACCAGCGGGACACCTGCTGGTTTGTGGGCATGTGCCCAGAGGAGAGGTGGAAGTGGCTCAGCCAGGCAGACCAGTATTTGACCCAAGCGGACAGGGGCAGGACTGGGCAAGCCGCCAGCAGCATCCGGTCTGTATGAGCGATGGGTATTTTGGGAACATGAATCACCTGAATGTTGGGAACGGCAGAAAGGCATCCATGCCTGGAGAGCCTGTTCAGAGAGGTGAGCCGGCCGCCGCTCCTAGCCCAGAGGATTTCGAGAACCAGCCAGAAGAGGTTTACTATTCTTCTTTTGAGCTCTCTCCCCTGGCTGCCAGGGCCAACAGAGCTGTCCCCGGACATGGGCAGCAGGCTGGAGATTCGCTCCGGGAACAGAAGATTCAGGCTTTGCAGGGTTACGAGAATGGGAACCTGACGAGCAGCATGGTGGATATTCATAACCCTGTCCTCCTGCAGACCCAGTTTGATGCAGAGCAGAAACGTACCCAGGGGCAGAGAGAAGACCATGGTGAAGAGAGGGATGCATTTCTTCTACACCAAATCAGAGATTCTGCACAAAGCACACACAGTTATGGTGAGTTGGGAGCCATCAAAGGAAGGGCTGACTCTAGCCCTGCAATTGGATCAGCGCCCACCTCTCAGACGACGAGCACCGCCCCCACGGACCTCAGTGAGGATGCAATTGCTCATGATTTGGGAGCATTAGATCTCGGCACAACATTCTCGGCCAGCTCCTCTGAAAAACTGGCTTCAGGCCCCTCTGCTGGACCTTCCCAAGGGATCCCTGAGCAGAAGCCGG ATCCTCAAAGCAAAGTCCAGatcccagctcctgcagctcaCATGCTATGCCCAGCTTCAACTCCTGGACCCAGCAACGTTCTTCCAACCAgtccccccctccatcccagtaCGACTAGCATTAAGAGCGTTCCCAAGCTTTCCAATGCCATGACTGCTGTGGAATTCCCTGACTCTAGTGGCTTCTCCTCTACTGCTGTGATTCCGCCTAGTTCACCTGCATTGCCCTCTGACCTGTCAGAGCCAGCGTTCAACAGCGACCTAAGTGAGCTGAAATGTCCCGTCCAAGAGTGCAGACTGACAGCAAGAGacacagacagcagcagcacctccaTGCCAGAGGAGAAC GCAAATCAAGCGCCAAAGCCCCCTGCTCCGAGTGTGACCCAAACCAGTCCACAGATCCCTGGAAGCACAGCTCACACCACTGCGAGGGAGGCAGGGTGGAAGAGCCAAAACACCTTGCCAGGTCCCCCTGGGGGCTGCCAAGTGTTCTACAGTGAGCCGGATGAAGAGGTGGAGCTCAGCAAGCCAGGTGTGCTAACCTCCACCAGAGGTGTGGAGGAGCCAGCCCAGAGGCATCCAGAGTCACCCGAGACAAATGTCCAATATTCTGGGAGGTCCGACCGCTTCTTCCTCAGCAGCAAGTGCTCTCTGGACAGCAATCCCCTAATGATAAGCGAATCCAGCAGtgcctgccccagctccagcagaGCCGAGAGGAATCAGCCTGAAGAGAATCACTACTCCTCTCGGtctgaccacccccccccagcatgggCTGCCACCAATGGCCCAAGAAAAGACGAGGCTACTAAAAACAGCAGAGCCTCCCTtctgccagagagcagcagcacctgggaCAGCACAGCTGTGGAAACTCACGAAGTCCATGTGGTTGAGTATCCTGGCGTTGATCTGGGGGAGGCTCCCAGCCTGAGGGTTGTAGCCAGTGTCTATGAGAACccatctccagccagctctggctC GAACATTAACAGGCCAAAGCGAGACAGTGATGGGACATCTTTCCCCTTGAAGGACTATATACTGCCTGCTGCCATTGCTGCATTCACTTCTGTTGTGGCTTTCCTATTCTATAAGCATCTGCGGAATTAG